Genomic window (Microbacterium oxydans):
TCGTGCTGGTACGTCATGTTCTGTGTGCTCACGATCCACGCCGGTGAGGATGCGTTCCTCATCGCGACGATGCTCGCCGCGACGGTGATCCTCGTCGGCATGCTCGTGACGTCGCTGCCGCGGATGCGAGCCGGCCACCACAACGTGTTCGAGCTCGTGCACCGCTTCGGCGGCTGGTCGCTGCTGGCCGTTATCTGGGCGCAGACCATCGCACTGACTCTCGCGGAGGGCGGCGGCTCACTGTCGGTCGCCTCCTCCCCCGCGGTGTGGCTGCTCGCCGTGACCACGCTCAGCATCGCGGCTCCATGGCTCCGGCTGCGCCGTGTTCCCGTCCGTGTCGTGAAGCCGTCGGATCACGTGGCGATCGCCGAGTTCGACTACGGCGTCACGCCCTTCGCCGGGTCGTCCACGGCGGTCAGCCGCCATCCGCTTCGAGAGTGGCATTCCTTCGCCAACGTGCCGTCGCCCGGACGCTCCGGCTTCCGCCTGACCATCTCCCGGGCCGGTGACTGGACGGGTGACTTCATCGACGACCAGCCGCAGCATGTGTGGGTGAAAGGCATACCGACGGCCGGCGTGGGCAACATCGATCAGCTGTTCCGCTCGGTGCTGTGGGTCGCGACCGGCAGCGGCATCGGCCCGTGTCTCCCGCACCTCCTGGCGAAGACGGCTCCGGCGCGGCTCCTCTGGTCCACGCGCACGCCGGAGCGGACCTACGGCGAGGAGCTCGTGGCGGAGATCCGTGAGGCGATCCCCTCGGCGGTCATCTGGGACACCACGGAGCGGGGCAAGCCCGACCTGCTGCAGCTCGCCTACGACGAAGCGCTCGCTCACGGCGTGGAGGCCGTGATCTGCATATCCAACCAGCCGACGACGTGGACCATCGTCGAAGGCCTCGAACAGCGCGGCATCCCCGCGTTCGGAGCGATCTGGGACTCATGACCATGCCATACGAACATCTTGCGATCACTTCGGAGAACGACGTGACCCGCATCACCCTCATCCGACCGTCGCGCCGGAACGCCCTGACCGCGCAGATGCTGCGCGACCTCATCTCGGTCTTCCAGCACCCGCCACGGCACCAGCGCGGGGTCATCATCCACGGCTCCGGAGGAGCGTTCTGCGCCGGCGCGGACATCGAGGAGCTGAACCTGATCGGGGCCTCTGCCGACCCGACCGCCGGCGCGGAGGGGGTCGCCCGGATGGCGAAGAACCTCATGGCTCTGATCGAGGCCTCACCCGTGCCCGTGATCGCCTGCGTCGACGGACCCGCTGTCGGAGGCGGGCTCGAACTCGCCCTTGCCTGCGACTGGATCCACGCCACCGACCGGTCGTCGTTCGCGCTGCCGGAGACGACCTTGGGGCTCATCCCCGGATTCGGCGGCACGCGGCGCATCGTCGAGCGGGCGGGGGTGGCGGTCGCGAACGAGATGATCCTCGGCGATCTCGTCCTCGACGCGCACCGAGCGCGAGAGGCCGGTCTCGTGTCGCACGTGCACGAGTCACACCAAGCGAGCCTTGATGCCGCGACCGCGAGCTTCACGGCCGGACGGCCCCGCTCTCCGCACGCCATCGCGCTGGCCCGCGAGGTTCTGCGCGTGGCGGTCGACTCCGACCGGGCGACAGCGTTCACGCAGGAGACAGCTGCATACGGACGGGCCTTCGCGCACCCCGACGGCGCCCACGGCATGACGGCTTTCCTCGAGAAGCGCGTGGCCGAGTTCGGCCGCGACGCCTGAGCGCCCGAGCCTCCACGGCTAAGTGCTCACAGATGAACGATTAAGAGGGATAACCGTTCATCTGTGAGCACTTAGCTCGGGCCGCTCGCGACGGCACGAGCGCGCCATCGACGGACCCGCCACACCGCTCCGACACCCGCGCACACGACGGCGACCACGAGCAGCACGAGACCATCCGGCACCCCGGCGGTCGCCTGCTGCATCCAGCTCTCCAGCCGAGCCTGGTCACTGGCGCCGAGCACTCCGGCGAGCGCGGTCGTGCCCGAGGTGGCGAGCAGCAGAACGCCGACCGCGATGGTCAGCACACCACCGATGATGCCCGTCCAGGTGTTGCGCCAGCGGCCGATCCGCACTTCGCGGGGGCGCACGAGGGCGCGGACGAACGGGAGCCGCCCCCAGACGAGGGCGAGGATCAGCAGGGGGAGGGTCATGCCCGCCGCGAAGGTGAGGAGGATGAGTCCGCCGTAGAACGCATTCCCCCCGAGCGCCGCGAGCGTGAGGACCGCGCCGAGCAGCGGCCCTGCGCACACACCTGCGAGGCCGTACATCGTGCCGAGCGCGTAGACCGAAGCGAGCGACGTGCCCCCCGTGGCGCTGCGGCGACCGAGGAACGGCAGCGGGATGTTCAACAGCATCAGCACGCCGAGCACGATGACGATCACTCCGGCGACCGTCACGAACGTGAAGCGGTGCTGGTTGACGAACGCTCCGAGCGTGCCGGCCAGCACCCCGAGCGGCACCAGCGTCGTGATGAGTCCGAGGTAGAAGATGCCGGTGCGCGACAGCAGCGACCGCGGCGTCGTGAACGCATAGGAGAAGAACGCGGGCAGCAGCATGACCGAGCACGGACTCAGCAGAGTGAGGATGCCGCCGATCAGCGCCCCGAGCAGACCGAGTTCCACAGGCTACTCCGCCTTCGCAAGCGCGTCGTCGAGGAAGGTGCGGAACACGTCGGTTGCCTGAGCCCCCGACATCGCCGTGTCACCGGCGAGGAAGAACGGCACGGCCGTAACGCCGAGCTGCTGCGCCTCCTGCGTGCGCTGGGCAGCAGCGGCGAGGCCCGCGGGTGAGTCCAGGCCGGTGGTGAAGGCCGCCATATCGGGCACGCCGACCTGCTCGGCGAACGCGATCAGCTCTTCCCGAGTGAGCTCGGGGTGGCCCGACTCCGGTGCGACGGCGTAGACGGCCTCGAGGTACTCGACATAGAGGCCCTGGTTTCCGGCGGCCTCCAGCGCCGCGGATGCCCGGGCAGACTCCTCACCGAAGAACGCGACGTCGCGGAACTCGATGCGCACCTTGCCCCCGTCGACGTACTCGTCGAGCAGAGCCGGAAGCGTGTCGCGGCTGAACACCGCGCAAAACGGGCATCGCATGTCGGTCCAGTACACCAGCACGACCGGGGCATCGACGGCGCCGATCGCCGCGGGGTCTCCCTCGTCGCGACGAACGATCGGATGCTCGACACTCGCGCTCACGTCGGCATCGGCGGATGGCGTCGGCGCCGCGGCGCCCTGCCCGGACGCTCCCCCGCCTGTCAGCTGGGCATACGTCAGCAGTGCGGCCAGGGCCAGGGCGACGAGCCCGACGAGCCACCAGACGCGAAACGATCGAGTGCGTGAAATATTAGACACATAGATTATCGTATATCAGAACAGGGGCTTAGGCGAATGAGCAATCACCGCCCCACCCATCATGCCGCGTGCGCTCCGAGCTCCGCAGCCGCTCGTGCCTCCACCTCCAGCCAGGCAAGATACGCGGCATAGGCGCCGACGGGCTCCGTCTGCTCGAGCGGGGCGGCGCTTCGACGCTCCCTCCCCCGCGGCGCGAACCATCCTCCCCCAAGGGAGGGCCACACCTGCTCGCGTTCCATCAGCTTCGCCATGATTCCTTCTCCTTCACTCGGTGGAGATTCCAGGATGCGAGACGAGCCTTAACGCAGGCGTAAACGGCCAGAGAAAGAGATGAAGCCCGGCCGCACGGGGGGGCGGCCGGGCTTCCAGGGGTGCGGACCCTGGGGAGGGATCCGTGATTCTGGGGTGAACCAAGATAATCATAACATCAAGTATTTCAGATTACAAGATGGGGTGACCATCTGCCGTGCGCACGAAGAAGGGGGCGGCCAGCCGGCCGCCCCCTTCTTTCCACCTTGCCTCAGTCGGCGTCGCCGTCAGGCAGCCGGAAGAGCAGCTCAATGGCGAGCTCGGCCTTGATCGCGTCCTTCTCGGCGATCGCCTCGGCGAGGGCCTCGTACCGACGGGTGATCATGTCCCAGTCGAGGCTCGACGACGCACTCGAGTGCGTCGCACGGTAGAGCACCGAGTCGAGCGTGTCGGCGGTCGCGCGGACCAGCACCGGGTTCTCGCAGAGATCGAGGACGACGCGCACGAGGTTCCAGCTGACGACGTTGAACTCGGTGGCGTCTTCGGCGCGGGTCGCCTTGAGGACGGCCTCGATCTCGGCGGCGAGCCTCTTCTGCCCCGTCGCGCCGAGCGTCGGCACGGTGACGCGCACGACGCCACCGATCAGCGCACCCAGGGTCTGCAGGTAGTAGACGACGTGGTCTTCGTTGGCGACGGCAACCCGCGTGTACTTTTGCGCTGCGGTCTCGACGAGGCCGACCAGCGCCAGCTCGTTGAGCGCTTCACGGAGCGGCGTGCGCGAGACGCCTAGCCACTCCATCAGCTGGTCGTCATTGAGCCGCTCCCCGGGCGTGAGCGTGCCATCGAGAATCGCATCGCGGATGCGCTCCTTCGCCACCTCTCGAAGCGTCTTGCGCTCGGGCTTCTCGGCTGTCTTAGGCACGGGCATTGCGGGCTCCTGTCGTTCCTCTGATCACTCTAGTAGGTCACATAATGACAGGGTCAGCACATCGGCCACGCTCGGAGCCGCGCCGCACGCAAATAGATATCCGCTGGAGGGGAGCGCGGCGTCACATATCCCGATAGACGGTAAGGAAATTGCGGCGGGTGGGCTCATACAGCGCGTGAATCAGGTCACCGGTGCGCTGTGCATCACCCGATTCGGCAGCTTCGGCGATCCGAGTTATCTGCTCGACGATCAGTCCTGTGTCGAGGAGCTCTTCACGCGGGGTGAGGAATCGCAGCAGCTGGAGGTTCAGCGATTCGACGGTGTCGACGAGCACCTTGTTGCCGGTGGCTTGCTCGAAGACGAGGAAGAAGTCGCGGATCGCGGGGCCGAGCGCCACGATGTCCCCCTTCTTCTGCGCCGTGGCCGCCGCCTTGGCGAAGGCACGAAGCTCCTTCAGGTTCACGGCGTCCATCTTTCCGACCACCTGGCGCGCTGCGAACTCATGCAGCACTCCGCTCGCGAACATCCCCTCGTTGATCACGCGGAAGTCCAACGGCGCCACACGGGTGTACTTGTGCGCCACGAGCTCGACGACGCCGTCCTCGGCCAGCTTCGTGAGCGCCTCGCGCAGCGGTGTGCGAGAGGTGCCGAGCCAGGTCTGGAGCGCGTCCGCATGAAGCTCTTCACCCGCTTCAAGGGTTCCATCGAGGATCGCCCCGAGGATCTGCTCATACGCCTCGTCACGCAGAAGGCGACGCTTGATGGGCGCCGCGGCGGTCGTCGGGACTGTCACGATGTTCCTTCTTCCTTCGAACCCGGCGCGAGTCCGTCTGCGAACGGAATCAGCGCACTGCTGAAGTACGCGGCGCTTGCCTCCGCGGCCGCTTCGGCATCTCCGCCGACAGCACTGTCGATCAGCGCATACAGTTGCGGGAAGCCGGCGTCGGTGTCGATCCTCGCGCCGAAGTGATTGATGATCCGCTGCATGTGCGGGGAATAGCGCTCTACCAGGCGCAGTGTGGTGCGGTTGCCGTAGCGGTCGAGGAAGATCCGGAACAGATCGAACACATCGGTGGTTCGCTGCGGCGACGGCCCGGCCGCGACGCCCTTCTCCAGAGCCGTACGGATGCGCTTCAGCTGCTTCCGGTCGGCATCAGTGAGGAGCGGAGTCGCTTCACGGATGACGGCGGTGTCCAGTGCTCCGAGGGTCTCGATGATCTGGCCGAACTGGACGATGTCGAGCGCCGCGACCTTCGTCGCCTTCTGCGGCACGACATCGACGAGCCCGAGGTTCGCGAGCCGTCCGATCGCCTCACGAATCGGAGTGCGAGAGGCGCCCAGCCATTCTTCGAGCTGGCTGTCGACCAGGGTTTCCCCGGGTTCCAGCTCTCCGACGACGACCGCGTGAAGCAGACGTTCGAAGATCTGGTCGCGCAGGAGCGTGCGCTTCGGCGGGGCGGCGCTGGTCGGGATGGGCATATCCCCAGGATAGCCGCCAAACCGACACAACATCTAGTATTTGATATCCACAATCAGAAATACAAGCGAGAAGAGGCCCCAGCGCTGGGGAGCGCTGGGGCCTCTGCGACAGACGGCGGACCCGAGTCCCACCGCCGCCGCCAGAGGAAGGCCGTGTAGGGACAGCCTTCCCGATCGATGCCCGGAGGGGTGTGTCGGGCATCGATGGATGTGATCACGCGGCGGCGGGAACGGCGATCGATGATGTGATGGCCACCGGGGCCGGCGTCTCGACGACGCGGGTCGTCTTGTCCCACCCGGTCTTACCCCGGATCATCCGGTACAGAGCACCCCAGGCGCAGATGAACGAGAGGTAGTTCATCACGAGGAACGCGTGGCCCATCAGGATGCACTGGAAGAGGCCGGTGCGACGGTCACGCTTGAAGTACACGATGGTCGTCATGATCGACGGGGCGAAGGTGAGCAGATACCACGCTGTCAGCCCGATGACGAGGCTCACCCATCCGTCGATGTAGGAGAACACCGCGCCCGAGTTGGTGATGAATCCGAACAGCGTCCAGTGCCACAGGATTGACCACGGAAGGTCGAACAGCCACGGCACAGCCAGATAGGCGGAGATCTCCAGAGCCCGCGCGTTGTTCAGCTGCGGGTCGGCCCAGACATCCTTGATTCGGGATCCGGCCGTCATGTGGCCCTGGTACCAGCGCCGACGCTGGATGATGAGCTTCTTCAGGCTTTCGACGGCCTGCTGGTCCACCGACGCATGGGGCGTCGTCTCGAGGCTCCACCCGCGGGTCAACAGGGAGATCGCGAGATCCAGGTCTTCGGTGAGAGACGCCGACCACGGCTTGCCGCCGAGCTGCTCGAGAGCGGACAGCCGTGTGAACTGCCCGTTACCGCCGAGGCTCACCGTACCCGTCTTGCGACGGCCGAACTGTGTAACAGCCGACATCGACCAGAACTGGAAGTCCTGGAAGCGGGTGAGGAAGTTGGTGGAACGGTTACGGATGCGGACGGCGAGCTGCAGACCGCCGACCCGCTCGTTCTCGAACAGGGGAAGGATGTGCGAGAGCGCGCCGTCGGAGAGCTTTCCATCGGCATCCATCACGCAGATGAGCACTCGTGACGGGTCCTGCCCACGCTCGGCAACCATGTCGCGAACCATCTGGTACGCGGCATTGAGCGCTTCACCCTTGCCCTGGCGAGCTTCGGGGAGGACGCGACGAAGCACCGTGGTGTTCGCTCCGCCTTCACGTTCGGCGATCGCTGCCGTGTCGTCGTCCGACCCGTCGTCGATCACGATCACCGTGGAACGCGCTCCGCCGGAGAGGGCCGACACGGTCGCACCGATCACGGCAGCTTCGTTGAGGCACGGGATGAGGAAGTAGACGTCGAACGTCTCGGGGTCACCGACGAAGGGGTTCTCGTAGAGAGTGTCGCCCTGAACGCTGAGCTTGACCTTGCCCTTGCGGAGTTCGTGCATTCCGGCGCCCATGGCGGTGAGGAAGTAGACCAGCGAGAGGCAGATGACGATCGCCGCGACGGCGTTGAGTACTGCGAAGAGGATCTCCATGGCGGGGCCTCAGCTCTGCGCCATCTGGGTGCGGTGCCCTCGGAGCGAACCGAGGATCACGACACGGAAGAAGAGGAACAGGCAGCCGGCCAGACCGAACAGCATCAGGAAGCTTCCGGCGAGGCTGTGCGCCCATTCGAACGCTCCCCGGCCGTAGGTGCCGAGCACGAAGCCGAGCATCAGCAGTCGGACCTGGTTCAAGAGAAGGAGTGCGGCCACGGCGATGGTCGTGGCGGTGAAGACGCGCAGCAGACCCATCCGCGGGATGGCCGTGAGCAGGCCGCCCACCATGATGACCGGGCCGAGATAGAGGGCGATCGCGCATTCGATGGTGACGCGCAGCGCCCACCAGGTGTCGCCGACGCCGAACGCGACCGCCGGCTCACCCTGCGAGGTGGCCCGCAGTGCCTCGTCAGCGAAGACGATCGGGAAGATCTGAGACGCCAGGTCCGTCTCGAACAGGCGGATGGACCGCTCGGAGATCATCACGTACAGACCGAACGCGACCATCGCGAGAGCGATGAGGACTCGGGCGATGCGCAACAGGATGTGCGCACGGGGCGGCTTGCGGAGTTCCCTCCGGCGGGCGGCGAAGGATCTACGCCGCGGTTCTGCGATGGTGCTCATTTCAATCTCCCTACAGATCGATCGATGAAGGTGTCCGCGGCGTACCCCCGCCGCGGAATGGATTCGTCAGGCGACGTCGTCGTGGGCGATGGCTCGACGACGGACGAGCCGCGTGCGCAGAACGGCGAGACCCGCGAGGAGCAGCACGAGGCCGGTGATCGCGATTCCGAAGCTGCTGGCGCCCGTCTGGGCGAGGACGACCGTGCCGGCGATGCCGCCGACGATCGGTGTGCCGATCTCATACATCTGTGCCTGCTTCCCGCCCGAGCCATCTTGACTGGGCATCTAATATTTCTTTCAGGAGTTCAGTGTGCCATACTAATTATGTAGTCGCAACATAATCTAATATTTAAGCGCGACAGGCACTGTACATCGAACCACTGGAGGAAGTTGTGAGCAAGGACATCGCGGTAGTTCTGGGGACGCGCCCGGAGATCATCAAGCTCGCCGGCATCATCACCGAACTCGGTGATCGCGCCCGCGTGATCCACACCGGTCAGCACTACGACCACGAGCTCTCCGGGCAATTCATGGAGCAGCTCGGGCTGGGTGCCCCTGACGTCGTGCTCGAGGGCATCGGCGGAGCCGATCGCAGCACCCAGATCGCCACGGCCATCCGGGCGCTCGGAGACGAGTTCCGCCGCAATCGCCCGGCAGCGGTCATCGTGCAGGGCGATACGAACGCCGTGTCGGCCGGAGCGCAGGCCGCCAACTACGCAGGCATCCCGGTCATCCACGTCGAGGCGGGGCTGCGCTCCTACGACCGCGCGATGCCTGAGGAGCTCAATCGCCTCATCACCGGTGTGCTCGCCGACGTGCACTGCGCCGCCACGACGCACAACCGGGAGAACCTCCTCGCCGAGGGGGTCGACCCGCGTCGGATCGCCGTCACGGGCAACACGATCGTCGAGGCCACGCTGTCCTCGCTCGAGAACGGCGACGGCATGGTCGAGAAGCACTTCCCGGGTGACGACGAGCGCCCCGAGTCCTTCGTGCTCGCGACCATCCACCGTCCGGAGAACACCGATACCGAGCCGGCGCTACGGCGAGTACTGCAGGGCCTGGTCGACATCGATGCACCGGTGGTGTTCGCCATCCACCCCCGCACCCGCGCGGCGATCGAGCGCTTCGAACTCACGACGTACCTCGACCACCTCATCGTGATCGACTCTCCCGGCCACGCCGACTTCCTCGACCTGGCCCTGTGCGCCGACCTTCTCGTCTCCGATTCCGGTGGCGTACAGGAAGAATGCACCGTACTGAAGCGTCCGCTCCTCGTGATCCGCCGCAGCACCGAGCGCCCGGAATCCGTCGAGGCCGGGTTCGCGTCCCTCATCACGCCGGATCAGGACATCGCAGCGGCGGCCAACGCAGTGCTCGCAGACTCGGAGTACCAGCATCGGCTCGCGGAGACGCCGTCCCCCTATGGGGACGGAAGTGCGAGCACGTCCATCGCCGGGATCGCACGGCGCATCGCCGACGGCGCCGACGCGCAGGCGAGTGTTCTCGGCCGCGAAGCCGCCTAGCCGCCGGCCCGCAGCGCATTGGCGCTGCATCGAAGGAGCTGGCTGGTGAGGACGGCGGCCTCCGCGCCATCGGCACGGCGCACCGCCGCCCCCATCCGCTCCCCATAGTCCGCGATCCGAGTCACGTCTCCGGTCAGCGTCACCCCCACGTCTTTGTACAGCCAGGGGGTGATGCTGGCCATGAGTGCGTTGAGCGTTGCATTTTCACTCACCTCGCCGAGCTGGAGGAGCGCCGCGGAGAAGCAGGAGATGGCGGCGCCGAAGTCGCCCAGCGTGGCACCGTCCCGCATGGCGTCGTAGTGCTCGATGAGGAGCGTGCGCGCATCGTCTCCCATGTGCGGGATCACAGTGCACAGCGCCAGA
Coding sequences:
- the wecB gene encoding non-hydrolyzing UDP-N-acetylglucosamine 2-epimerase, with the protein product MSKDIAVVLGTRPEIIKLAGIITELGDRARVIHTGQHYDHELSGQFMEQLGLGAPDVVLEGIGGADRSTQIATAIRALGDEFRRNRPAAVIVQGDTNAVSAGAQAANYAGIPVIHVEAGLRSYDRAMPEELNRLITGVLADVHCAATTHNRENLLAEGVDPRRIAVTGNTIVEATLSSLENGDGMVEKHFPGDDERPESFVLATIHRPENTDTEPALRRVLQGLVDIDAPVVFAIHPRTRAAIERFELTTYLDHLIVIDSPGHADFLDLALCADLLVSDSGGVQEECTVLKRPLLVIRRSTERPESVEAGFASLITPDQDIAAAANAVLADSEYQHRLAETPSPYGDGSASTSIAGIARRIADGADAQASVLGREAA
- a CDS encoding GntR family transcriptional regulator; amino-acid sequence: MPVPKTAEKPERKTLREVAKERIRDAILDGTLTPGERLNDDQLMEWLGVSRTPLREALNELALVGLVETAAQKYTRVAVANEDHVVYYLQTLGALIGGVVRVTVPTLGATGQKRLAAEIEAVLKATRAEDATEFNVVSWNLVRVVLDLCENPVLVRATADTLDSVLYRATHSSASSSLDWDMITRRYEALAEAIAEKDAIKAELAIELLFRLPDGDAD
- a CDS encoding enoyl-CoA hydratase/isomerase family protein is translated as MTRITLIRPSRRNALTAQMLRDLISVFQHPPRHQRGVIIHGSGGAFCAGADIEELNLIGASADPTAGAEGVARMAKNLMALIEASPVPVIACVDGPAVGGGLELALACDWIHATDRSSFALPETTLGLIPGFGGTRRIVERAGVAVANEMILGDLVLDAHRAREAGLVSHVHESHQASLDAATASFTAGRPRSPHAIALAREVLRVAVDSDRATAFTQETAAYGRAFAHPDGAHGMTAFLEKRVAEFGRDA
- a CDS encoding glycosyltransferase family 2 protein: MEILFAVLNAVAAIVICLSLVYFLTAMGAGMHELRKGKVKLSVQGDTLYENPFVGDPETFDVYFLIPCLNEAAVIGATVSALSGGARSTVIVIDDGSDDDTAAIAEREGGANTTVLRRVLPEARQGKGEALNAAYQMVRDMVAERGQDPSRVLICVMDADGKLSDGALSHILPLFENERVGGLQLAVRIRNRSTNFLTRFQDFQFWSMSAVTQFGRRKTGTVSLGGNGQFTRLSALEQLGGKPWSASLTEDLDLAISLLTRGWSLETTPHASVDQQAVESLKKLIIQRRRWYQGHMTAGSRIKDVWADPQLNNARALEISAYLAVPWLFDLPWSILWHWTLFGFITNSGAVFSYIDGWVSLVIGLTAWYLLTFAPSIMTTIVYFKRDRRTGLFQCILMGHAFLVMNYLSFICAWGALYRMIRGKTGWDKTTRVVETPAPVAITSSIAVPAAA
- a CDS encoding GntR family transcriptional regulator, which translates into the protein MTVPTTAAAPIKRRLLRDEAYEQILGAILDGTLEAGEELHADALQTWLGTSRTPLREALTKLAEDGVVELVAHKYTRVAPLDFRVINEGMFASGVLHEFAARQVVGKMDAVNLKELRAFAKAAATAQKKGDIVALGPAIRDFFLVFEQATGNKVLVDTVESLNLQLLRFLTPREELLDTGLIVEQITRIAEAAESGDAQRTGDLIHALYEPTRRNFLTVYRDM
- a CDS encoding GntR family transcriptional regulator, whose product is MCRFGGYPGDMPIPTSAAPPKRTLLRDQIFERLLHAVVVGELEPGETLVDSQLEEWLGASRTPIREAIGRLANLGLVDVVPQKATKVAALDIVQFGQIIETLGALDTAVIREATPLLTDADRKQLKRIRTALEKGVAAGPSPQRTTDVFDLFRIFLDRYGNRTTLRLVERYSPHMQRIINHFGARIDTDAGFPQLYALIDSAVGGDAEAAAEASAAYFSSALIPFADGLAPGSKEEGTS
- a CDS encoding DsbA family protein, whose amino-acid sequence is MSNISRTRSFRVWWLVGLVALALAALLTYAQLTGGGASGQGAAAPTPSADADVSASVEHPIVRRDEGDPAAIGAVDAPVVLVYWTDMRCPFCAVFSRDTLPALLDEYVDGGKVRIEFRDVAFFGEESARASAALEAAGNQGLYVEYLEAVYAVAPESGHPELTREELIAFAEQVGVPDMAAFTTGLDSPAGLAAAAQRTQEAQQLGVTAVPFFLAGDTAMSGAQATDVFRTFLDDALAKAE
- a CDS encoding cytochrome c biogenesis CcdA family protein; amino-acid sequence: MELGLLGALIGGILTLLSPCSVMLLPAFFSYAFTTPRSLLSRTGIFYLGLITTLVPLGVLAGTLGAFVNQHRFTFVTVAGVIVIVLGVLMLLNIPLPFLGRRSATGGTSLASVYALGTMYGLAGVCAGPLLGAVLTLAALGGNAFYGGLILLTFAAGMTLPLLILALVWGRLPFVRALVRPREVRIGRWRNTWTGIIGGVLTIAVGVLLLATSGTTALAGVLGASDQARLESWMQQATAGVPDGLVLLVVAVVCAGVGAVWRVRRWRARAVASGPS
- the xrtR gene encoding exosortase R, encoding MSTIAEPRRRSFAARRRELRKPPRAHILLRIARVLIALAMVAFGLYVMISERSIRLFETDLASQIFPIVFADEALRATSQGEPAVAFGVGDTWWALRVTIECAIALYLGPVIMVGGLLTAIPRMGLLRVFTATTIAVAALLLLNQVRLLMLGFVLGTYGRGAFEWAHSLAGSFLMLFGLAGCLFLFFRVVILGSLRGHRTQMAQS